The DNA segment AGCGTCAGGAGACGCCCAACCGCCGCCAGCGCATCAGCTTCGGGCTCTGACGCCGCGCCTGCGCCGCGCGGCCCACGCCAGCGCGCCCAGCCCGAAGGCCGTCACGCCCGAGCCCCCGCCGGAGCACCCGCAGCCCGAAGTGGATTCCGGCGGCGGCTCCATCCGCGACACGACGACGTCGCGCAGCGTCGCGGTCCCCGAGTACGTCGGCGGGGTCAGCAGCGCCGGCCGCACCACGTACGTGAGCTTCGCGGTGGCGCCCGCGGGCAGCGGCACCGGCTCCACCTCGAAGTGCTGTTCCGTCACGTTCACCGGCGTCACCGGCCGGCCGTTCAGCGTCACGCTCTGGGGCAGCACCTGCGCGCCGGTGACGGTCTCCGCGTAGCGGATGGAGCTCACGTCGCAGGCGGTGTCGTTGCGCAGCGTCACCGTGACGCCGAACTGGCCGGAGTCGTTGCCCAGCCCCGTCGTCTCCGTGCGCCGGTCCACCGTCACGAAGGGCCGGGCGCCGATGCGCACCGCGTGCTGGCGCGCCGCCCCGCTGGCGCCCTCGCCCGTGGCCGTCACGTCCAGGGTGACGCGCTCGCCCACCAGGGTCTCCAGCTGCGTGTCCACCGTGGCCAGCGACACCGAGTCCCCTTGCGACACGAGCGGCTCCAGCGCCGGGCCGCCGCCATGCGCCCACCTCAGGTCCACCGCGGAGCAGGCCCCTTCCGGAATCGTCTGGCGCAGCGTGCCCCGGGCGCCCTGGCCGCAGGTGGCGATGAGCTCGCCGTCCAGCTCCCCCAGCTCCACGTCGCGCGCGTCGCGCGAAGCGGACGTCAGCACGTCCGGCGTCTTGATGGTGCTCTCGCCCAACGACTCCTGCACGCGCGCCCGCACGGTGTAGCTGGCGCTGCCGCAGGTGGGGGGCAGGTCCAGCTCGAAGGTGCCCGCGGCCCACGGGTACGTCCGCGTGGCGAAGACGCGCTTCGGGTCCGCCGGGTCCTCCAGCGTCACCACCGTGGAGAGGGCCCGCGTGCCCGTGCAGTTGACCGGCGGGTTCGTCGTCACGCGACCGCGCACCTTGCGCTCCTCCGGCGGATCCAACGCCACCTCCGCGCGCACCACGTCCACCGGCACCCACCGCGGCTTCACCGCGATGTCCACGTCGGACGGAGGGCCGGTGAGGACATGGCCGTCCACGGTGATGCGGTTGAAGGCGCGCAGCTTCAGCTGGAGCGTGTCCACGCACGTCGCGGAGGCCAGCAGCACGGAGTTGCCTTCCAGCGGTTGCGAGCCCACCGGGCGCCGGTCGTTCCCCAGCACGGCGGACACCGACACGCCCGAGGAGTTCTCCAGCACCGACCAGAACGTGGACACCGGCGGCAGCCCCGGCGTGGGCGGAGTCCCCGGAGGCGCCGCGCACAGGTGCGTCGCCTGGGGGGCCAGGGCCGTGCCGGAGTAGACCTCGCGCATGCCGCTGGTGAACGGCGCGTCGGGGGGGCCCCACGGCAGGAGCGGCACCGGGACGACCGTCGGCGGGGAGCTCAGCTCGCCGTCGTACGCGCGCACCTCGTAGTTGAAGGTCGTCGTGCCGTCCTTGCAGCGGTCCGCCCGGGTGGAGGGCGGCGTGAGCGTGGCCACGCCCACGGCGTTCTCGGTGAGCACCGGCGCCCGGGCCGGCGTCGTCCAGGTGTACTTGACGGGCTCGCAGCCGGTGAGGCCCCGCGTGGGAGTGAGCGTGCCCGCGGGTCCGCCCATGAAGAAGGCGCCGGTCTCCACGGCCAGCGTGGCCCCCTGGGGCGCGCCGGGCGCGACGGCGTGGCGCAGCTCCAGCGCGATGGCCTTCGGCGTGTCGTGCGTGCGCAGTCCGTCGGAGGCCACCACGTCCAGGTACGACGTCTGGCTCGCGCAGATGGCCGGGGGCGCGGTGAGCTTCAGCTTGAGCCCGCTGTCCTCGCGCGAGTCGAGCGGCTCCTGGTCGACGGAGAGCGGACCGCCCGGCGCGCGCACCGTGGCCGACAGCCGCACGGCGTCCCCGTCGCCGTCGCGCAGCTTGAGCTGCACGTCCTGCGTCGTGCCCTCGTCCACGCGGATGCTGGCCGGCAGCTCGTTCACATTGGGGGCGTTCGCGTTCTCGTAGATGAGGACGTTCTGGGTGGGCGCGTTGAGGACGGCGACGCAGTAGGACGCGTCCGCGCAGGCCAGCTGCAGCGCGGACTGGGTGATGCCCGGCGGCAGGTCCGTGTTCTGCCGCCAGAGCGCACCGGGCAGAGCCAGCGGTACGACCGGTTCCGCGCTGAACGCCAGCACCTTGCCGTCGGCCTGCTTGAGGAGCAGCAGACCGAAGCCCGTCCCCGCGCTGGAGCCGCTCGCCACGTCGAACGCGAGCGCGTCCACCGCACCGGGCGCCAGCGGGATGGGCTCGAACGGATTGGCGGCGCTGCCCAGGATGCCCCGGAACAGTCCCAGGTCGTTGCCGAAGAACGCGAGCGGCCTGTCCGGCGTCGCGCCTGGCAGCAGCGCCACACTGTGAGCCGAGTTCGGAGCGGGGCTGCCCATGGCGGTGTAGGGCACCCCCGTCGTCCCCCGGTACCAGACGAAGTTGGCCCTGGCCGAGGACACGGAGAACAGCGCGTGCGGAAGTCCATCCGCCTGCGGGGGCAGCACCGCCAGCTGCGGCTGCGGATTCTGCCCCGGCTGGGGAGGCGCCAGGACGCCCCACTCGGCCGTGCCGCCGTCCGGAGGGACCAGAGAGGAACGGAACTGCGGGGTCTTCAAGGGCAGCTCCGCGGCGACGGCGTAGCCCACGCCTCCGTCCGCCGTGACGCGCACGGCGCTCACCGCGTACTCGTTACCGTCGTCGGGGAACAGGCGCCGGCCGTTGTCCGAGGGAGAGCAGCCGTTCACGCTCTGGAGCGTGCCGTCCGTGCGGATGCCCACCACGCAGTCAGGGCCGCGCAGGAAGCTGCCCGCCATGCCCTCGTTCAGGGTCGTCACGCTGCCGTCGCGCGACACGTACAGCTGCGTGTCGGTCGCCACGGCGAAGAAGCCGGGCCGGAAGACGGTCACGCTCTTGGGGATGCCCGTCTGGGTCTGGACGAGGGTCCACTTCGCGTGCGCCGCGCCCGCGCACAACCCCAGCCCCAGGATGATCCACCCGACTCGCACGTTCGACGTCCCTCTGCCCGGCGACTACCAGGCCACTTCCGCCCGGAGATAGAGGCGGTCCGGAGCATCCTCCGGATTGCCCTCCAGACCCAAGCCGCTGAAGCCCAGGACGGTGTACCCCAGGGCCACCCGCATGCGCTCGTCCATGCGCCAGGCGACCTCCGGCCGGAGCGCGCTCAACCCCCGGTCATCCGCCGCGGACGTGCGCTGAGCGGCCTCCACCGCGACCTCCAGTCCGCCCAGCACCCGCACCGAGGGCCGCAGCGTGCCCGTCCACACCCAGCGCGACGACGCGCCCAGGCTGGAGCGCCCGACGTGCAGCCCCGACGCCACGGAGAGCCGCTCGCCCAGGCGCACCGCCGGCATCAGCGACACCGTCTGGAGCACCCGGTCTCCAAACACGAAGCGGGCGCCGGGGGACAGCTCGCGGGTGAGGCCGTAGCGGGCCACCACCAGCCAGGGGCCGGGCCGCCAGACGAGCGCCGCGAACCCTTCCGCGAACCGGGCCTCCAGTCCCTCGCGGCCCACGGTGTGCGCGAAGTCCAGCCGTCCGGAGGCCGTCACGTCCTTCATCAACTGGGCTTCGGCGGCCAGCGCCAGCACCACCTGGGTGCGATCCACCGGGCCGGAGGCGCCGCGCGCGGGGGTGCCCTCTTCGTGGCGCAGCTCGGCGCGCACGTCCGCGCGGAAGCGCTCGCGAAGCCACTGCGCGGAGACGCTGGCCACGTCGCGCGTGAGGTCGCTGTCGATGTCCAGCGGGTGGCGCACGCCGCGCTCGTAGCGGACGCCCGCGCTGATGCCGCTGCGCCCTGCTTCCCACTGGAAGCCCACGGCGCGGGCCCGCCGCACCGCCATGGCGTCATGCGCGCTCACGTCCTCCACGAACACGGTGGTGCCGTCCCCCACCTCCGTGCGCGCGCCCGTCACCGCGCGGCCCGCGCCGAAGTCCGGCCCGTCCACGTCCACCGAGTAGCCGCCGTAGTACGTCTCCCGTCCGCGCCGCACGCGAGCATCCAGCCAGGCCTGCGGGCCCAGCTCGGGGCCCCAGCCGCCCTTCACGCCGACGGTGGTGTCCTCGTCCAGTGACACGTCCACGCCCGCGGAGGTGAAGGTGTCGTCCCTCTTGCCCAGGCCGGCGCCACGCCCGTTCAGCTGCTGCCGGTGACCCGCGGACAGGGTCAGCCGCGAGGACAGCGCGTAGTGGCCCGCCACGCCCAGGGACGTGCGGCCGCCATCGAGCGCGTCGCCCTCACCCGGCACCTCGGTGGCGCGCAGCCAGCTGTCGCGCAGCTCCACGCGCGCGCCCCATTCATCGCGGTCGTAGCCCACGGCGGCGCCCAGCGTGCGGGCGCCGAAGGGCGTGTCCTCGAAGGGCAGGCGCGGATCCGCCGAGCGGCGCTCGTCGCCCAGGAGCGTGAACTCCACCGGGCCCACGGGCTGGGTGACGCGCAGGGACAGTTGCCGGAAGCGCGCGGCGTCCAGGTGCGCGCCATCGGAGAAGCCCCGCGAGCGCTCACGCCATGCCGCATCCACGGAGCCGCCATGCGCGGGGCCCAGGACGCCAGGCCCGCTGAGGCGCAGGCCCACCGCGCCGCCGTGGTCGTCCTGCGTGCCCACCGGCCGGAGGAAGGACAGGCCGCCGTCGTCCGACACGCCGAACACGCCCGACTCCACCGCGAGGCCCCGGCTGCTGGCGGCCTCGGCGAGGAGCGAGTAGCCGCCCAGCTTCGTCTGGCCCCGCCCCGACAGCAGTTGAAAGGGAGCCCCCAGACGGCGCTCGCGCACGGCGGACAGGCCGACGGTGGAGTCGCGCCAGCGCGCCCAGGCCTCGCCGCCCACGGAGTCGCGAGGGTCCCCGGTGTGCAGCACGGCGTAGTCCACGACGAGCACCGGCTCCGGCGCCTGGGTGAGCGCGTCCGTGCGCAGGAGCGACGCGCCGGTCATGAACGACAGCGGGCGCGCGAGCAGGATGCGGCCCGCGAGGTAGTCGATGTCGTAGTCGCGGCCCCGGATGAGGTGCTGTTCGCCCAGGGGCAGGCCGGTGACGCCGTCGCGCACCTCCACGCGCACCAGCTCGGAGCCCTCCGCCACGGTGCCGCCGCCCAGGTAGTAGAGGCTGCCGCCGGTGGCCCGCAGCTCCTCGTGCGCGGGCGTCGCGGCCAAGCCGCGCGTGGGGTCCAGCAGCCCGCCAGCGAACACGTCCAGGCCCACGCGCACGGGGCCCAGGTGTTCGTGCAGCTCCGCGTAGGGGCCGAAGAGCGGGCGGTGGTAGCGGCCCACCTCGCGGTCCTGGAGCAGCGCGCGCCAGGTGCCGAAGCCCGCGCGGCCGTACTGCTCGTGCCGGGCCTCCAGGCGCAGGCGTCCCTCGGTGGGGTTGGGCGTGAGGGACACGGAAGCATCGCCCCACTCCGCCGGCACGAGGTCGGGGTCGGGCCAGCGGTCGTAGCGCTCGGGCAGCCGGGGACGCAACCAGTCCGCGAGCGGCGCGTCGTGCAGTTGGCGCAGGTCGTTGTCGTTCAGGTCCAGCTCGCCGACGACCTGAATGGGCCCCAGCTGGGCCTCACCGTGAAGGGCACCGCGCCCCCGCAGCCGGAAGCCACCGCCAGCAGGCGCGATGCTGGCCTCCACGTCGAGCAGGCCCACGGCGAAGGCCTGGGCCCGCGCTTCCACGGACACCGTCACGGTGCTCGGGGCTTGCGACGGCGGAGCCAGCGTCATGGGGACGGTGTTGCGTCCCGGCACGAGCCGCACGGGCAGACGGACCTCACCGTCGGGGCCCGCGTGGAGGCTCGCGCCAGGAGACGTCACCTCGGTGCCGGGGGGCACCTCCAGGCGCAGGAACGTGTCTCCCGCGGCCAGTGGCGCGGAGGCAGAGAGCCCGCGCACGGCGCCCAGGCGCTGCCGCTCGCGGGGGATGACGAGCCAGCCGTGCTCACCGCGTCGCACGACGTCGAAGGACTGCTGGGTGAACTCCACCGCCCCACCCGGCGAGGTGGTGGTGAGGGTGACGACGTTCCTTCCGGGCTGGAGCGAAACGGTCGCGAGCCACGCGCCGGACTCCTCCACCGTTGCGTCCACGTCGCCCGCGCGGACCCGGTCGCCGGGGGAGGCCTTGCCGCTGATCACGAAACGGAGTCCGCCGTTCGCGACGCGGGCCTCGGGGGGACGACTGGGGGCGGAGAGAGCGGGCGCGGACGGGCGCGTGGGCGGAGGCCGCACGGCGAAGTCCTGGAGGACAGCGGCGCCCCAAGGCACCTCCACGGTCGCGGTCCGGGGGACCACCTGACTGGCGGGCGGCAGGCTGCGCGGATCCACCTTCAGCGCATGGCGTCCGGGGCGCAGGTGCGGGCCATCGGTCAGGTCCGGCACGCGCGAGTCCACGCCGGTGAGGTGGTAGCGGCCGAACGCATCGGTGCGCACCTCACGACCCGTGGCCAGCACCAGCCGCACATCCGCGAGCCCGGGCTCATCGGGTCCACAGAGGCCATCGCCGTCCACGTCGACACAGACACGCCCCGCGATGGTCGAAGCCTGCGCGGGCAGGTCAGCGGACAGCGCCTGCGCGGACGCCCCGGACGACAGCAGGAGCAGGACGAGCACGAGGACGTGGCCTGCCGCCATCCGCCACGCCCGTGCTCCTGCCCGGACATCGCGCGTCGGCGTGCTGGGCACGGGCAAGCCCGTGAGCACATCCTGGCGCGGAAGCGGTCCTGTTCGGATGTCACCTGCCCCGGACGCGACCACTGCGGTGGATCCAGCCGCCTCGCCGCATGCAGGTGCCCCGTCCCGGCCGCTCCCGGCCGCTTGCACCTCGCGATGCGCCGGGCGCGGGGACCTCAAGGCCGCACCTCTTCCACCGCCGTCACGCCGGTGCGCACGTCCGCCACGGACACGCTCACGAGCCCCCGGGCACCCCGCACCGTGAAGCGCGTGAGCCCGTCCTGCACCGACTCGTCACTCCGCTCGCCTTCGGACAGCGCGACGTGCACCGGCCGGTCCTTCAGCACCTGGCCGCTCGAGTCCTCCACCCAGCACGTCACCCGCGCGCCCTCCACGCGCACCCGCACGTTGACCGGCAGCGGCGGCGCCAGCTCCACCCGCTTCACGACAGGCTCGGGCACCAGCGGCGGGGACAGCGGGAACACGAGCCGCTGCGCCCCCAGCGAGTACACCGTGACGTCGAGCCCCGGCCACACGCCGTGCGACACGCGCACCTTGGGGGTCCAGATCGAGCCCACGTCCACCGTCCCGTCCTCCCCCGTCACCTTCTCCACGCCGTCCACCCGGAGCGGCTGCCGGGGCACCGGCCATCCCGCGAGGTCCACCACGCCCGCGACCAGCGTCTGCTCCCGCCGCCACACCGCGAGCCGCGCGGGCTCCGTGCCCATCGGACCGTAGGCCCGCACCGTCACGTCCGTGCTCGGCCCGGGCATCTCCTGCGGCGCGGTCCACGGCAGCGTGAAGGTCCCCGGCGGGGACTCCACCGCCGGGCCCACCGTCCCCACGGGTGACGACAGCACCACCTTCGCCTCCGCGCGGGGCTGCCCTGCCGCATCGCGCGCCGTCACCACCACGCGCGCCGTCGTGCCCGCGTGCACCATCGGCTCGGACAGCGACACCGTCACGTCGCGCACGGCACCCTGCACCAGCTGCATCGGCAGCGACTCGCGCGAGCCCGGGCCCCGCTGCGGCCACGCCGCTTCAATGCGCTCATCCTCCGCGAGCGTGCCCGGCGCCGTGTAGCGCCACTCCAGCATGCCGTTCGTATCCCGCTGGGGCCCTTCCAGCCGGCCATGCTTCGCCTTCACCGTGACGCGCGCATCCGCCACGGGGAGCCCCTTCGGATCGCTCGTCGCGCACAACAGCCGGGCCTGGGACACGCCGTCCGCTGGAAGCCGCTGCGGGTTGAGCACGCACGCCAGGCCATCCGTGGGCGGCAGCTGGAGGTCGATGGCGATGCGCTCCACGTGGCCCGAATCGTCCTTCACTTCGCCCCGCGCGATGGGATGGCCCGGAGGCACCACCAGCGGCAGCACGAAGCGTCCGTCCGCGGCCACCGGCACGGGCCCGAAGCGCTTCCCCGCCACCTCCAGCGACACCTCTCCCCCGGGCTCGCTGCGGCCAGGCAGGTTCACCGACGACGCCAGTGGCACCAGCAGTCGCCCATACGTCCCGTGCACCGACTGAGGATGCGGCCACGCGGACAGGGCCACCAGGATGGCCACCTCGGGCAGGCGCGTCGGAGGCAGCACATAGCGCGCGGTGTACGTGCCCGGTCCCGTGTGCTGGAGCCCCTCCACCTGCCCGGTGCTCGCGCGCAGTACGGGGGGCGCGCCGCTGTCGTCCGGAGTGCCGTCCGGCCGCAGCCGCCGCACCGTGAGCGTCGCCTGCTTGTCGCGCCCCTTCACCGGAAGCGCGGGCTCCAGCGACAGCTCCATGTGGCTCGCGGGCGGCCCCACGGCATAGCGGGCCTGGGCCTCCTCGCCGTCGCCCTTCACGCGCACCACCACCTCGCGCACCTTGGGCTTCGGCACCACGACCCAGGTGCGCAGGGGAGGCGCCTCGGGTCCGGGCTTGAGCTCCGCGCCCTCCGCCGTCACCGAGGACGGGGTGAACGCCCCCGGTTGGCCCCCGGCGTTCCGGCGCACCGCCGCGACCGTGAAGCCCTCCGGAGGCACGGGCACGTCCGGGCCGAGCAGCTCCACCGAAGCCGCCCAGACCGGGGCACAGACCAACACCAGCGCGGTGAGCAGGAGACGTTCCAGGGCGTCCCGACTCTACAGGGCCCTCCACCGGGACTGCACCACTTTGCTGCCACTGGCGGCAGGAAGGCGGCCCCCATCGGGGCCGGAGCCGGCGGCCCCTCTCTGCCCCACCCAGGAGGTGGGCCCTCCAGCACAGGACCTGGAGTCCCGCCCGACGGATCAGTGCGGTGGCCCCCGGTGGCCCTACCAGAGCGTCCCGGCATCGACCTCGATCGGGGGTTTCGTGTCCAGGATCAGCTCGCGCTTCTCCTCCTGGGGCGTACCGCCCACCCCCACGGCGGTCACCCGGACGGGGTTGCCGCCTTCCTTGAGGTCGAGGTCGAGCGTGAACCCTCCGTCCGCGTCCGTGGCCACGACAGCGCCGTTCATCATCACCCGGGTCCCCGGCTCCGTGTGGCCGGTCACGACGAGCTTCGCTTCCCGCTGCTTCTTGGCCTTGGGCCAGTCCATCTTCACGAACACGGTGCTGGGGATGGGCGCGGGCTCGGTGGGGGCCTGGCCGGGCCGGACGATGGACCGCTGGCCGGCGCGGACGATGACGAACTTGCCCTCCTTGCCGGTCAGCTTCACGTCACCCTCGCGGGTGCCCACGCTCACGGTGCCCTTGCCGTTGTTGCTCATGGTGAAGGTACCCTGGGAGGTGCTGGCCTCCGCGTCGCCGTTCTTCGCCTTCAGGATGAAGGTGTGGCGGACGTTGGGGCGGCCCCGGACGGTGGCGGTGGCCAGACCGCTGCTCAGGAGCACCTTCGACAGCTCGTTCGACAGCTGCTCCACGGAGATCTCCGTGTCGGACTCCATGCGCAGCTCCACGGATTCGCCGTTGAGCACCACCGCCCAGGATCCGCGGCCGGTGCGCACCACGTCCGTGGGCCGCAACGGCATGTCCTTGCGCGCGGGCTCCCAGGCGCCTTCACCGTGCCGCACCTCCACGTTGCCGTCGAACTGGCTCAGCACCAGCTCCACGACCTTCTTCGCCTCCGCGGCCGCGACGACGGCGCGAGGCGGCGCGGCGGGCGGCAGCGGCGCGGGCGTCTCCCTCAGGAAGACGAACCAACCCACCGGCAGCGCGGCCAGGATGAGCACGAGCCCGACGAGGAACGGCACCTGTCGTTTGCGGGAGG comes from the Corallococcus macrosporus genome and includes:
- a CDS encoding flagellar motor protein is translated as MAAGHVLVLVLLLLSSGASAQALSADLPAQASTIAGRVCVDVDGDGLCGPDEPGLADVRLVLATGREVRTDAFGRYHLTGVDSRVPDLTDGPHLRPGRHALKVDPRSLPPASQVVPRTATVEVPWGAAVLQDFAVRPPPTRPSAPALSAPSRPPEARVANGGLRFVISGKASPGDRVRAGDVDATVEESGAWLATVSLQPGRNVVTLTTTSPGGAVEFTQQSFDVVRRGEHGWLVIPRERQRLGAVRGLSASAPLAAGDTFLRLEVPPGTEVTSPGASLHAGPDGEVRLPVRLVPGRNTVPMTLAPPSQAPSTVTVSVEARAQAFAVGLLDVEASIAPAGGGFRLRGRGALHGEAQLGPIQVVGELDLNDNDLRQLHDAPLADWLRPRLPERYDRWPDPDLVPAEWGDASVSLTPNPTEGRLRLEARHEQYGRAGFGTWRALLQDREVGRYHRPLFGPYAELHEHLGPVRVGLDVFAGGLLDPTRGLAATPAHEELRATGGSLYYLGGGTVAEGSELVRVEVRDGVTGLPLGEQHLIRGRDYDIDYLAGRILLARPLSFMTGASLLRTDALTQAPEPVLVVDYAVLHTGDPRDSVGGEAWARWRDSTVGLSAVRERRLGAPFQLLSGRGQTKLGGYSLLAEAASSRGLAVESGVFGVSDDGGLSFLRPVGTQDDHGGAVGLRLSGPGVLGPAHGGSVDAAWRERSRGFSDGAHLDAARFRQLSLRVTQPVGPVEFTLLGDERRSADPRLPFEDTPFGARTLGAAVGYDRDEWGARVELRDSWLRATEVPGEGDALDGGRTSLGVAGHYALSSRLTLSAGHRQQLNGRGAGLGKRDDTFTSAGVDVSLDEDTTVGVKGGWGPELGPQAWLDARVRRGRETYYGGYSVDVDGPDFGAGRAVTGARTEVGDGTTVFVEDVSAHDAMAVRRARAVGFQWEAGRSGISAGVRYERGVRHPLDIDSDLTRDVASVSAQWLRERFRADVRAELRHEEGTPARGASGPVDRTQVVLALAAEAQLMKDVTASGRLDFAHTVGREGLEARFAEGFAALVWRPGPWLVVARYGLTRELSPGARFVFGDRVLQTVSLMPAVRLGERLSVASGLHVGRSSLGASSRWVWTGTLRPSVRVLGGLEVAVEAAQRTSAADDRGLSALRPEVAWRMDERMRVALGYTVLGFSGLGLEGNPEDAPDRLYLRAEVAW
- a CDS encoding FecR domain-containing protein: MAAPSSRKRQVPFLVGLVLILAALPVGWFVFLRETPAPLPPAAPPRAVVAAAEAKKVVELVLSQFDGNVEVRHGEGAWEPARKDMPLRPTDVVRTGRGSWAVVLNGESVELRMESDTEISVEQLSNELSKVLLSSGLATATVRGRPNVRHTFILKAKNGDAEASTSQGTFTMSNNGKGTVSVGTREGDVKLTGKEGKFVIVRAGQRSIVRPGQAPTEPAPIPSTVFVKMDWPKAKKQREAKLVVTGHTEPGTRVMMNGAVVATDADGGFTLDLDLKEGGNPVRVTAVGVGGTPQEEKRELILDTKPPIEVDAGTLW